Genomic DNA from Paenibacillus borealis:
CCAAGACATCCTTCGGCAACACGATTGGGGCTGCAGGCGCGTTCGATGTGGCACTGAGCGTGCTTGCCATGAATCACGGGCAGCTGCCCGGTCTTCCGTATTTAGCGGAATCGGCTCCGGACAACGACCTGAATTTCGTGGCGGGAAGCAGCCGCCGGGTATCTGTCGAGTCCTCACTTATTCTGTCCAGAGGGAGGGGAGGGGTCTCTTCGGCACTGGTTGTGAAGGGCGAAGGCTTGTGAAGAACGAAGGTTATAACTCATAAACTCAAGCGGGAGGGTGTATCTAATGGTATTCGATAAGATAAAGGCCATCATTGAGGATATCGGAATTGAGGAGGAGATTACGGAGGCGTCGCGTTTGTATGAAGATTTGGCTCTGGATTCGACGGAGCTGGCGCTTGTGTCTACAGGGCTGGCCAAGACCTTTGGCATCTTTATTGAAGGCAAGGCGCTCAGAGCTTATTCCGTGGGCCAGGTGATGGAAGCTATTGCCTTGAAGGCATGATCAGAGGGATCGGCATGGATATCATCAGCATTAGCTTTGTGGAGCAGATGATGGCTAAATGCGGTGAACTCTTTATGCAGCAATATTTTTCGAAGGAAGAGAGAGAATTGTTCACTTGTAAAAAAAGACATGCCGCAGACTTCCTTGCGGGCAGATTTGCCGCCAAAGAAGCGCTGCTGAAGGCCATCGGAACCGGAATGAACTGTGAGCTGGGCTGGAATGAAATGGAGTTTCTCAACCATGCCAGCGGCCAGCCCTATCTGGTCCGCAGCAGAGGCCTGGAGACTTACGTACAGCAGCAGGAGACGGTTCACGTAAGCATTAGTCATCACGGTGATTATGCTGCTGCATTCATCATTATTGAGAGCAGTCAATGACTGTGAGGAGAGGACAATTGATATGAGCAACAACAAAATTTTCACACTCTTAGCCATCAATATTTTACTCGTCTTTTCGATTATGGTCAGTATCTTCCCGATCGCACCCCTGATCAGCAGCGATCTTGGGATGACCTCCGGTGAAATCGGAACCATAGCGGGCATTGCCTCGCTGGTCATGACTTTCCTGTCGATTCCATCCGGCGTCTTTGCCGACCGGTACGGGCGGAAGAAGATTATCGTCACCTCGATCGCACTTTCGGCAGTAGCCGTATTCATGGTGGCCGCTGCTCAAGGCGTGCTGATGTTTACAGCCGGCTGGCTGCTGTTCGGCTTTGCCAGAGGTTTCGTATCCACACCGATCTTTGCGGTGGTGACGGATGTGTGCAAGCCCGAAGAGCGGGGCCGGGCAATGGGCATTGTGTCCGGGGCGATCGGTGCCGGATCGGTGCTGGGATATGTCGTCAGCGGTCTGCTCAGCAATTACTTCGGCTGGCATGTATCCTTCGCGGTGCTGGGTTCACTCCTGGTTCTGTCCGCACTGGTTACCTCTGCGCTGCTGAAGGAGACCGGGGTCAAGAATTCAAGCAAGAGCATCGGGAAAGCCTTCAAAAATTCGTTCAAATGGCTGGGCATCCGTGAAATCCTGCTGGCGGGGATTGTGGGAACCCTGTGCTTCATGGTGGGTGTCTTTACGACCTTCCTGGTGCCGTTCGCGGCCAAAGAGCAGGATATTTCCCTGGTGCTGCTCAGCTTTCTCTTCATTCCGTATGAAGCGGTGGCTTCGTTCGGGGCGGTATTCATTGGCTGGATCTCGGATAAGGTGGGCAGACATGCGCCTCTGATCTGGGCCCAGTCGATCTGTCTGGGAGCGCTCTTGCTGCTGTATGCGCTGGACTTCAACCCCTGGCTGCTGACGTTCGGTTATGCGCTGATCGGACTTACAGAAGGGCCTATTATTACGCTGGTTAACACGATAATTACGGATAAGGTCGTCAAGATCAATCCGATGGAAATGGGGACGGCCTTAGGAACCTTCCGGACCCTGCAGGGGGTCGGGATTGCGCTGGGATCAACGCTTGGCGGATTCTTCTACAGCAGGATCGGAACGCATCCCAGCTATCTGGTGGCAGCCGGAATGATGGTGCTTACGATTCTGATCTCGCTTGGTCTGGGCAAAAAGGAAGAATCGGGTGTATCTGAATATAAATCAGCCGGATAAAGGAGTGCATTGATGAATCAGGTGTACGCAAGGACAGTGGTTCAATTTGACGATGTGCCGGTGGTTCTTGCCAGGGGAGGACAGATGCGCGTGCTGGCAAATCCGGCAACGGTTGGAGCCTCGCAGCTGATTATGGGTCATGTGATCCTCCGCGCCGGGGAAGAGATCAAGGAGCATCTCCATGATTACGGTGAAGAGACCGTATTTGTGGTCCGGGGACAAGGAACGGCGTTCATTGAAGATATCCCGCATTCCCTTCAGGAGCATTGCCTGTTCATTGCGAGGAAGGGTGAGCGGCACCGTGTGGTAAATGAGGGGCCGGGCGAAATGGAGCTGGTCTTTGCCACGGCACCGCTGGCCCCGAGTGCAGAGAAGGGTCACAGAGATGTATAGCTCCCGGGCAGCAATAAGCTATCCCATACAATCCAAAGGGGTGAGAAGAGAAACGTGAAAAGCAATCTTGTTATTGTAGACACTCATGCCCATTTTGCCGTCAAGGAGAATAAAAGTCTGGAGCTCAGTCTGGCTGGCGCCGGAACCGTCCCCGATTACAAGAAGCAAAAAGGATTCGATGATTTGCAATATTTGAAGAAGATGGTTGGTGCTACTCAAGAAGGATTCGTGGATGACAACAATCTGCTCGAGGATTACCTCTCCTGTATGGCCGAGAATCAAATTGCCATGAGCTGGGTCCATCAGCTCAGCTTTGAGGATGTATACGGCTATGAGGTGCTGTCCAATGAAAAAATCGCCGAGGCGGTACGGGCACACCCTGACAAGCTGCGCGGATTCGCGAGTGTCAACCCCTATAAGGGGAAGGAAGCGCTGGCGGAGCTGGATTACGCGATTAACACGCTTGGAATGCAGGGCTTTAAGCTGAATCCTAATGATTATGGCGGCTTCGGCCTGAATGACCGGGAATTGCTCTATCCGCTGTATGAACGGTGCAGCGAGCTGGGAATTCCGGTAAGCGTGCATACCGGAATTACGCCAGGCAGTATTTTTCGGATGAAGCATAACTATCCGATTCTGCTGGATGACGTTGCTGTTGATTTTCCGGGGCTGACCTTGATTGTGGAGCATATGGGACATCCATGGAATGACCTGTGCTATTACATGGTGGGCAGGCACGAGAATATGTATGTGACCATTACGGCGGTAGCCAATATCCTCATTCATAACAATCCCAAGGTGTTCCGGATGGAGCTGGCCAAGATGATCTCGGTCTGCGGCAGCCACAAGATTCTCTGGGGCTCGGATTGGACGGTTACGCCGAACATCGCCGAAGTGCTGAATTACATGCAGAAGGTGGCTATTCCCCTGCCCATGAAGCTGATGATGGGCGTGAAGGAAATCAAGAAGGAGGATGTCCAGAACATCCTGGGGCTGAACGCGCTGAGAATAATGAAGTAGGTGAGGGCATGAGATATCAATTTATTGATCTGAGTGTGCATATGGAACAGAATCCGGGTGAGCTGGCTCCATACGGTTTCGAGCAGACCGGCCACCAGGAAGGGGCGGACCGCTTTGCACGCCAGTTCGACGGGAGCAGAAAAGACTTTCCGGATGAAGAATTCTTGAACATGGAGATGATCACCGCTTCCACGCATACCGGGACACATTTCGATGCCCCATTGCATTTCGGCTCTATGAGCGAAGGC
This window encodes:
- the acpS gene encoding holo-ACP synthase, with product MIRGIGMDIISISFVEQMMAKCGELFMQQYFSKEERELFTCKKRHAADFLAGRFAAKEALLKAIGTGMNCELGWNEMEFLNHASGQPYLVRSRGLETYVQQQETVHVSISHHGDYAAAFIIIESSQ
- a CDS encoding MFS transporter; protein product: MSNNKIFTLLAINILLVFSIMVSIFPIAPLISSDLGMTSGEIGTIAGIASLVMTFLSIPSGVFADRYGRKKIIVTSIALSAVAVFMVAAAQGVLMFTAGWLLFGFARGFVSTPIFAVVTDVCKPEERGRAMGIVSGAIGAGSVLGYVVSGLLSNYFGWHVSFAVLGSLLVLSALVTSALLKETGVKNSSKSIGKAFKNSFKWLGIREILLAGIVGTLCFMVGVFTTFLVPFAAKEQDISLVLLSFLFIPYEAVASFGAVFIGWISDKVGRHAPLIWAQSICLGALLLLYALDFNPWLLTFGYALIGLTEGPIITLVNTIITDKVVKINPMEMGTALGTFRTLQGVGIALGSTLGGFFYSRIGTHPSYLVAAGMMVLTILISLGLGKKEESGVSEYKSAG
- a CDS encoding cupin domain-containing protein, coding for MNQVYARTVVQFDDVPVVLARGGQMRVLANPATVGASQLIMGHVILRAGEEIKEHLHDYGEETVFVVRGQGTAFIEDIPHSLQEHCLFIARKGERHRVVNEGPGEMELVFATAPLAPSAEKGHRDV
- a CDS encoding amidohydrolase family protein, with product MKSNLVIVDTHAHFAVKENKSLELSLAGAGTVPDYKKQKGFDDLQYLKKMVGATQEGFVDDNNLLEDYLSCMAENQIAMSWVHQLSFEDVYGYEVLSNEKIAEAVRAHPDKLRGFASVNPYKGKEALAELDYAINTLGMQGFKLNPNDYGGFGLNDRELLYPLYERCSELGIPVSVHTGITPGSIFRMKHNYPILLDDVAVDFPGLTLIVEHMGHPWNDLCYYMVGRHENMYVTITAVANILIHNNPKVFRMELAKMISVCGSHKILWGSDWTVTPNIAEVLNYMQKVAIPLPMKLMMGVKEIKKEDVQNILGLNALRIMK